Below is a genomic region from Gadus morhua chromosome 4, gadMor3.0, whole genome shotgun sequence.
GTGGCAAGGGTGAAGGGGGCTGGACCGGTAAAACGGGTCCTGGGTTCAAAACCCCCTGATGTCCGCAGTCGACCCATAAGCATGCTCGGGTATGATGCCCTAAGCCCCCACTAATAGCAGCTACTCATCAATGACACGTACAACAAATAAATGGATAAACATTCAAATTCAGGGCAGGTCTTTTTACTTAAAAGCCTCTGCTGGGTGACCAAGGACatcaataaatacatatattcatGCAAAAGTCGGAAGTAAACTCTGCAAAGAATTCTTTGCTGAGTTTATGTTTGACTTTCAGCATGAATTGCAGACGCTTATTTGCAGTTACTTTGCAAAGGATAAtttgcagagtgagagagagagaaggaagagagagagaagtgagagagagaagaagagagagaaatagaggcaagagagaggagcgaaagagagagagagagaagtgagaaagattgagagagaaagaagcgagagagaaagagaagaaagagaaaaaaattagagagagagagagagagagacagaggcaagATAGAGAAGAAAgcgagataagagagagagaagtgagagaaagagacagaagcGCGCGTgagagagaagcgagagagatagagagagagagagagagagaagcaagaGAGATATAAATGACATAGAGAAGCGAGagaaagtggagagagagatgagagagagagagagatgtgatagagagaagcaagagagagagaggagcgagagagatgcgagcgagagaagagagagaggagcgagagagatgcgagcgagagaagagagagaggagcgagagagatgcgagcgagagagagagagagagagagagagagagagagagagagagagagagagagagagagagagagagagaggcgttgCGGCCCTGACCTTAGTTTCCCTTGGCAGTGTTGGCAGCAGAAGCAGCTCTTATGGAACGTTTGTTTGTCGGCGATCAGCGCCTCCATGGGGTACACCCTCTTCCGGCATGCCACGCACAGCTCCGAGTCGGGAACCCTGATTTTCTgcacacaaagaaagagaggCAAACCGTCATTTTTCACATCGCGAGGTGCAGTTGGAAACACGGAGGGGTGCGCTGTGTGAGAATGTGCTAACAAGGCAGGCATTTCGCAGTGGTTAATAAATACTGTCtatgatttattattttcaCTTAATGTCCAGTAGACCATTCTGTCGATGCACGTTCTAATAATAAATTcagagtttttattttttatccttATTTATATTTAAGTTAGTATGCTAGCGGCATAATTTAAGGACTCAATTTGACTAgagatatatatttacatttttcacACATCATTCTTAATAACACAGCCTTTTCTTTTCCTGTGATACCATAATGTCATTTTAAAGTAAAGTACATAAAGTACACTATAAGTACTTATATTATCTTGCTTTTGATCCATAATCTTACCTTTAAAATAATAAGCTAATCTCTTCCTCTATGTCTCTTCTTTACAGAAATACAATACTAATTAAAGCGCATTTCTCTGGTTATACACATCAACGTCAAAACAAGTGCACAGTCAGGCAAAACAAGTTACGTAAGTTCAGACCAAACCAAATACTGAAACGCTTCAAACGGTGAGTATCCAAAACAACAAGCATTAAACACACTTGTAGTCACATGCTCCGTCACCTTTCTTCCAAGGTGCAACTTTTCCTTCATTTGAGCAGAAAAACAAGCAAGACCGGTTAAACACACACCGTAACACACAACTTCACACACGGGGGGTGTTAGGCTACGGCGTCCTCATGCCGTGCCGCCCCAGTTTACCCGTGGCCACggtctgctgctggtggtggtgtcgggtcacaCTCTGAGAGCTCCTCTGTTCCGTCACCATGACGCCGGCGCTCTGCAGCGCCTCCTGGCTCTCGGCCCACGACTGCTGATAGTTTCGCAGCatctcctccgccgcctccgaGAGGATCTCCGTGGCGCCGCGCACCACGTCGGCGTACGACGGGGGGCTGCCCCGCCCGCTGGCCACCAccgccacggaggaggaggcggagcattGGACGGTGGCGTGCGTCTCGCTGCACCTGGACCCTCCGAAGTCGTCCATGCCGGAAAAGAGCTCGGCGACCGTCGTTGTCGTCGATGTCTCGGAATGCCCGCGGGGTTCCGATTCCGACTCCCTCCTCTCGATGTGTTCCCGGAGGTCCCGGGCGGCCTGGGAGCCGTGCTCGCCCGTCTCGAACACGTCCTTGAGCGCGCGAACGTTGAACGCCGGCACGTCCTCGGACCGGGGCGTCTTGGGCTCGGCCTCAGCATCCTCCTCCGTGTCGCTGCCCAGCCGCTCGGTGATCACGATGGGCTCCTTCCTGGGGAACGCTGGGGGCTGCTGCGGCGTCTCGAAGCGGTTGACGAGCTTGGACAGGTCCACCCGCGGAGGCAGGCCCTCCGGTGACACCATGGTCAGGTGGGGCTCTTCGGCGTCGGCGCCTAGCCGCTCCGGGATCTCGATGGGGTCCTTCCGGGTGTACACCTTGGTCACCTCCGCCCTATGTGCCTCCTCGAAGAAGGACTTCTTGTCACGGACGGTCATCATGGAGTCGCCCTCCTCGGCGCACCCCTCCAGATCCACCTCCACCCCGggcccctcctcctcgctcaccGTGTAGCTCGCCACGAAGCTAAACCCCGGGGACCCCTCCTGCTCGGCCATCACCTCCTCTACGATTGgtcggggaggaggtggaggtggcgtaGGGGTGGTCCCGCCCCTGGGGGTCTTCAGCTGCACCACTTTCTCAGAGCGGCTGAGCGTGGGGGAGGGCGTGGCCCGGTTGAGGAGCGGCGACTGGGCCGCATAAGGCCtgcgcggcggcggtggcgggggtGGGGTTCCCACCGCCCGGTAGGGGGGCGGCGAGGGGGTCACCCCGTGGCGGGGGCTGTCGGTCCGCCGCACCGACTCGATGGTGAtgaaggtgggggagggggtgcggACGGTCATCATCGAGGACCCCCTGTGGTCGACGCCTTCCCTCGTCAGCTCCTGGGTCTTGCTGACGCCGTGATGCTGGCTGGtgatcctcctctcctccaccgcctccctcCGGGACTCCACCACGGACGGGGCCACCGTCACCTTGGAGGTCTTGGCGGAGGGTCCGCCGATAGGGGCTTTCGTGTCGGGCTTCTTCGATGTcgggggaggtggaggcggtggggtCTGTGCTGACGGCGTCCCCCTCCCCTGATGCTCCGCGGCCGCTCTGCTCTCCGCCTCCAGGAAGGTGAGCTTGGCCTCGGCCATGTTCCTCATGTAGGCCGTCATctccttcagcttcttcttGCTCTGATGCAGCGCGATCTCGCTCAGGTTCCTCTTCTCGTCCACGCCCATCATCCAATCGGGCACCTCGCTCACGATCCCCCTGACGGCGTCCGAGTCGATCTTCCCAGCCCCGCCCTGAAGTGCTTTAATGTGAGCCAGCAGCTGCACTAATCTACATCTATCCATCTCCATGCTTTCTGCAGACACCTTCATCTCTGTGTCTCCGGCCTCGCTTTTAGCTGTCATTGATTGAACGTTTACCCCCTGGACTTTGCTTGTTGTCGTGGCGGATGTctgttgatgttgttgatgttgttgttgttgttgttgttgttgtgagctCTTGGTCTTCTGCGTGTGCACACTCACAGCCGCCTGCCTCTGGATGCTCTGCTGCGTCACGCTCTgcgtcaccaccacctcccgccTGTGCTCCGTCTTGGAGCTGTGGTGGCTGCTGGAGACGGCCTCGTAGCCCGGCGCTTGAGGGCCCAACGCAGCCTCAGTCTCCGTCATGGAAACGACGTGGACGGCCCCCGCATGTTTCTCCTCGTTCTCCCTCTTGGCCGTTTGCTTCGTCACAGAATGCTCCGCTGATTTATGGGACGGTTTGGGACGAGGGAGTGGGCTCATTTGCCGTTTCGCCACTTGCGCTTTCAGATCCATTTTGACTTCAACTTCATTTCTCAGCGCTGCCGAGGTCGCAAGGCTGTTCTCCTGCATCACTGTGGTTTCATTACGCTGTGAGATATCGGCCATGTCCAGATGTGACTGAGTGCCACCTGTGACAGCCTGTTTCATCGCCAAGCTATCACATTTCACATCTTTCATCTCGGGGGGCATCTTGAAggtttttactttgaaacttgGAGCCACCTTCGGGATTTTAGTGGGCTGAGCCgtgcctttcctcccctcctgtGTATCGGCCACATTAACAGCCttcgtctcctcctctgctctcaggGTGACCTCAGGCTGACTTTGGACATTGACGCTCTCCTGCACAGAACTCTTTGTGGCGGACACACACTTGACCGTGCTGGACTTCTTCATGAACTGTTTCTGCTCCGTGACAGCGCCACTGACAAAGCCGGCACCTGACTGGGTTGTAATATCGACGGGcttgggtgaggggggggaatTGGCGGTGGACACAGAGACTTGTgttgtctgactctctctgaaGACATCAGACGAGCTCTGAGCCCTCTGCCCCGACACCACAGAGGAGTGGCCCCTGGAGCCCTGCTTATTATCCAAGGTGATGTTTGAGGACGCCTGCTGTGATTTCTTTTTCAGCGGGGCGATCAAAGGCTTGCTGGAAGGGATGTGCGACTGCAGCTTCTTCGCCACAGGAGCGTCGTGCGCCGATGTCTCTTCCACGGCGACggcccttctctcctccaccatgGCCTCGGTGGACTGCATGGATTGGGTAGTCAGTGTTTCGGCCTCGCCCGCGTTTCCTGCGAGGAACCGTTCCCCGGTGGGGGGCGCCTCGGAGTGGGCCGGCGGGGAGTTCGGCGGCGTTGGTTTGAgattctccatctcctctttctctctctggagacGGAACCTCTCCTCTGCGAGCATGAGCGGCGTTTTGAATTTACGGGCGTAAGGGCGGGGCTTCGGGGCCTCCGAGGTCTCGGGCGTCTGATGCAGTTTCAGAGGCGGGACGAAGCGCTTTTTGGGCGGCTGCAGGGGTTCCTTTTCAAAGGATTTTGCCACAGGGATCCCGGACAGCGCCTTCGGTGCTGCAGTGGACTCGGTGGATTGGGTGTGAGTTTGTTTCCTGGTTTCTGTGGGATGGGTTGTTTCggtctggacctgctgcacCCTAGTTTCCTCCACGCGTGTCATCACGGTCGCTGGCTGCTCCGTCACGAACGCTGGTTGCTCCGTAGCgggttggggtggtggaggtggaggagttggaggaggtggaggaggagcagggatcGGCTGCTTCTTCTGCCACTTGGGTTTGGGCTGTGCGGGCGGCTTGACAGGCTCCATCGGCTTGGGGATTTTGAACAGGGGACGGGGCGCCGGTTTCCCCGGTTTGGTTGGGGGCGGGGGCTGAGGCAGGGCATCGAGCTCCAGCtgggagggcagaggagggaggaaatcTGCCGAGGTcggcggaggcggaggcggcggcggcggtgggaaGAACTCGGCCTCGGGCTccgctggagggggagggggcggcggcgggggtgggAGGTCGCTGTCCTGCCTCATGATGGGAGGGCGGGAGCCGGTGGAGCCCGGGCCTTCTGTCACCGGGGACGGTGGGGAAGGGAGGGACAGCTCTGACTCGGATGGcggagggggggaagaaggCGGAGGGGGAAAATTAATTTCTGGCTTCTTCTTTTTGATCAGGCCCTTCGCTTTGTTCTCAAGGTTACGGTATTCCCCCTTGGCGCTTTTGATGTCTTGCTTCTGAGCGAGCCCCTTGTTTTCCATTACGGCGCTTTGTCGCTGGGAGGTAGACACATGCTCCGACACAGCGCGGCCCTGCGTCGCcgaggacgacgacgatgatgacaTAGACGATGTAGCCTGTTGTTCAATCACGGTGGTGTGCACCTGTTTAACCGTCCTCGTCTCCTGGGTTTTCTTGGTGGAGACATTGGTTTGCTTGGTGGACACGCTTTGCACAGCGCCTTGTTTCACGTTCATGTCGACCACAGATTTCATCTCTGTCTGCTGTGAATGAGGTGTCGGTTTGCTCTTCACGCTAACTGGCTTAGCGGGCACTATCTGTGCCTGGGGCTTGGGCTGGGGCTGGGTCTGGGTTTGGGGCGGCCCATTCTGTGTCACACTCTCCTCCTTTGAGCTTATCCGCTTAGAAGACTCCGATGTGGCGGCCGCGATAGTGACAGTGTGTGAGCTCTCCTCCTGAATCACAGCCTTGGTGTTCACAGATTGGCTCTCGGCGGGcttctgtgtgtgcctctgtgtctcGGCGGCCTGGGGTAGGTTAGTCACAGCGGGTGTCCCTTGCGCTGTCACGCTCATGCTCTTGTGCCCGTGCACGCACGTATGCTCCAGCACTCTGTGTTCTGGGGCCCTTGCCGTCACTTTGACTCTCTTTGAGGAATACATGCGCTTCGGGTTGGCGTATTGTTTCTTCTGCATCAGATTCTTTATGGCGCCTTGCACGTCACCCTTtatcacctcctccttctccgtctGAGTCATCTCCTGGCCCTCGTACAGCGTCTTGATGGACGTTTTGACGTCCCCCTCGATGCTGCGTCGCCGCTGCATCCTGGGAGAGTCCGGGGGCTCCAGTAGGAGCTGTATGGTGCCTTTGATGTCCCCCTGTTCGCTGGCTTGATGCTGATAGAGCTTCCTCTCACTCGACACCTCGTGTAGATTCTGCATGGCCGTGTAAATGTCCCCCTTGACGatttcctccttctccacttccTTCACCGCCTGCTTTGCCTCCTCCAGACTCCTCAGCGTCCCTTTGATGTCGCCCGGCACTAAATCCTCCACCGTCGCCTCAGTCCTCGCCGTCGCAGACTTCTCCAGGGACTGCAGCGCTCCTCTGATATCGCCCCGGATGATGTCGGGCTTCTCCACGTCCTTGGCCTGATACCGAGCCTCGTGCAGAGACTTCAGCGTGGTGCTCAGATCCCCCTTGaccacttcctccctctccatcaccaCCCTCTGATTGGCCGCCTGAGTCAACGAATCCATGGCGGCCCACAGGTCGCCCTTCACGATGTCCTGCTTCTCCAGGTTCCGGTAGTTGACGCTGGGCTCCGTCATGAACACCTGGACGTTGCTGTGCACGTCCCCGGCAACGATGTCGCCCTCGGCAACCGTGCGGCCCACCTGCTGCTGATTCCTCCTCAGGATGAGCTTGGTCTCCTCCACGTCCCCGCCCAcgatcctctccttctctgtcttcctctctggcTCGTCGTCCGGCTCGCCGCGGAGATTACGGAGGTAGTCCAGCGCTCCGGACTCGATGCAGGTGGAGTAGAAGCTGACGTTGCCCCTCTCCGTCTCGCCCACCttaatcttcttcttcttctccgcaTCCGGGTTGGACATGAGCCGGTGGAGCGTTTTGCTGACGTTGCCCTGGACGACGTCCTCCCGCTCGACGCTGTCGCTCTCGGCCTTGTTCAGGAGGGAGTAGATGGTCATCCTCACGTCCCCCTTCTCGTCTTCCTGGATGAGCAGGCCGCGCTTTGAGGAGCCCTCCTGCTTGAGCAGGTTGTTGATGGCCTCCTGTATGTCGCCGCGGACGATGGCTTCCTTCTCGACGCTGGCCCCCTTCTCCTGGCTGAAGAGCTGGCGCACGGTGGTGTTGATGTTGCCCCTCTCCTCCACGTCGACGGTGATCCCCCTCCCCGCGCCGTCGCTGCGGTTCAACAGGTTCATCATGATGTTGTTCAGATCGCCCCTGATGATCTCTTCTCGTTGGATTTCAGGCGAGTTCTGGTTCATCAGCTTGTATTTCGCCATGCGGACGTCTCCGATCTCATCCGCCTCGATGAGAATCCCCTGCGAGTCTACCATTTTCTGGCAGTAGAGCTCTTCCAGAGTCTCCTTGATGCTCTTGCCGGTGACCGCTGACCTCTCTGTGCTGCTCTCGTTGAACTCATGGACGGGTGTGGATTCAAAGAGCCAGGTTGTTGATTTGACGTCGGCCTGCGGGATCGCCTCTTTGGTAATGACGCGGTCTGCTTCATCGTCGTCTCCCTTCTCTCTGATCTTGTCGAGGGGCTGCTTTTCAAAGAGCCACACGGACTGCGTGACGTCCCCTTTTACCACGTCCTTCTTCGTCACCGTCTCCATGCTGCTGAGCTCCGTGTTCTCGCTGTGGATCTTGTCCATCGTGCGGGTCTCGAACATCCACGTGGCGGATCGGACATCCCCCTTCTGGATCTCGCTCACGCTCACCGTCCTGACGTACTTTTGGGACATCTCGTCGGTCTCGAAGCGTTGTGTGTTTGACTTCACGTCCCCGCCTTGCACGTCCTCGACGGTCTTGGACCTCACTTTCATGTCCTCCGCGATCTCGTCCAACGGCTGGGTCTCAAACCTCCACCGGGCAGAGCTGACGTCACCTTTGTTGACGCCTT
It encodes:
- the xirp2a gene encoding xin actin-binding repeat-containing protein 2 isoform X3, yielding METQSGNGDEAEAGGGSGVSLTPRSTSCRPPGPGAAATATEAKSSERFDVRLKDLRRVFETPASSAEVRDVQPSPPQRGLTSPSRFDQRADLSNNKMASVSPETSAGSVSAGLKNGSGPQRSDQQEPQDPDGEPLSVKERLAMYQAALKKETGAATSCVAVMEESEACSLPGGLASVKRQFESQQFASSSSSSSHSHSTVTQHQYQQRSVQAMSASSETLVRSSDVNQTSSFQNQQEVTRQQHHAVQQDSVAAGYGSHYNETVTVVGGEDLPAFSTHALKTQYEKTIEEATPSKQVKIDVDLNDFQWEPVNRHASKSAAATSYQSSSNFASSNLASSNFASSSSALAYEAVDPFPPPPTEQELPDYCQACSHHSQSQVTDQRSSEHKEHYFKHKSMAELKRLYKHIHPDVRKTLEADFLSQLTEEERVRFESEGGERVEGEVQQTCYLFENDGGSPNRGSSPEGDYLEWEEILKGEVQSMRRMFENKPLDAIKDDTLDEREDNNISQQEIIAGKDVRYTAWMFENQPMDALGTETGETTSQVKELARGDVRTATWLFETQPMDYMNKIYQEQDEQVIEVVIDKDISGGDVKTARYLFETQHLDSLGKTETIDESNFLNLKSELEEIKGEVKTTTCMFETQPMCVIRGDSGEMLEITKIRREETEKGDVKTSRWMFETQALDMIHKDPSKVKLICGVSMEDDVQGGVNKGKWLFETKTLDAIKEEDWECSKREREEIIGADVRQHCRVFETQRMDTLKDNANARPACAEEIVGGDVRSAKHLFETVPMENLKDLLEVGKLQKRVASEEEKGDVRHQKWMFESQPLENIRAEKREITRTVNMEALDKGDVTNYKERFETMDLSRCEGTQRIQVEGVTSGSVRSNKVLFESTPMYAMQDSAGHYHEVKTVRREEVVKGDVRSCRWMFETRPIDEFDESIDKFQIIKGISKQEIQSGDVKTAKWLFETQALDAIKYEHEERQAKEDVEIEKGDVKTCRWLFETQPMDGLYEKEERSETDVQQVQKGDVKTCTWLFETQTLDNIRDHAETESETILKTCTINQEDIQGKDVGRARFLFETENLDCLTGEDSSSFRRVTEIDIDSGDVSRMKYIFENSSSDIMTSTSGEVMQRLKTKTAEDIQRGNVINNTRMFENQAIDTIKEDETTTRELRTVTDVQGGNVDKGRFIFETYSLDQIQDENTETDISKLIGMSSEEIQKGDVKNYTMMFETQPLYAIRDKDGHYHEVTTVTKEEVMRGDVKGARWQFETKPLDSIRDSEEVYVIKAVTEEGVNKGDVSSARWRFETQPLDEIAEDMKVRSKTVEDVQGGDVKSNTQRFETDEMSQKYVRTVSVSEIQKGDVRSATWMFETRTMDKIHSENTELSSMETVTKKDVVKGDVTQSVWLFEKQPLDKIREKGDDDEADRVITKEAIPQADVKSTTWLFESTPVHEFNESSTERSAVTGKSIKETLEELYCQKMVDSQGILIEADEIGDVRMAKYKLMNQNSPEIQREEIIRGDLNNIMMNLLNRSDGAGRGITVDVEERGNINTTVRQLFSQEKGASVEKEAIVRGDIQEAINNLLKQEGSSKRGLLIQEDEKGDVRMTIYSLLNKAESDSVEREDVVQGNVSKTLHRLMSNPDAEKKKKIKVGETERGNVSFYSTCIESGALDYLRNLRGEPDDEPERKTEKERIVGGDVEETKLILRRNQQQVGRTVAEGDIVAGDVHSNVQVFMTEPSVNYRNLEKQDIVKGDLWAAMDSLTQAANQRVVMEREEVVKGDLSTTLKSLHEARYQAKDVEKPDIIRGDIRGALQSLEKSATARTEATVEDLVPGDIKGTLRSLEEAKQAVKEVEKEEIVKGDIYTAMQNLHEVSSERKLYQHQASEQGDIKGTIQLLLEPPDSPRMQRRRSIEGDVKTSIKTLYEGQEMTQTEKEEVIKGDVQGAIKNLMQKKQYANPKRMYSSKRVKVTARAPEHRVLEHTCVHGHKSMSVTAQGTPAVTNLPQAAETQRHTQKPAESQSVNTKAVIQEESSHTVTIAAATSESSKRISSKEESVTQNGPPQTQTQPQPKPQAQIVPAKPVSVKSKPTPHSQQTEMKSVVDMNVKQGAVQSVSTKQTNVSTKKTQETRTVKQVHTTVIEQQATSSMSSSSSSSATQGRAVSEHVSTSQRQSAVMENKGLAQKQDIKSAKGEYRNLENKAKGLIKKKKPEINFPPPPSSPPPPSESELSLPSPPSPVTEGPGSTGSRPPIMRQDSDLPPPPPPPPPPAEPEAEFFPPPPPPPPPPTSADFLPPLPSQLELDALPQPPPPTKPGKPAPRPLFKIPKPMEPVKPPAQPKPKWQKKQPIPAPPPPPPTPPPPPPQPATEQPAFVTEQPATVMTRVEETRVQQVQTETTHPTETRKQTHTQSTESTAAPKALSGIPVAKSFEKEPLQPPKKRFVPPLKLHQTPETSEAPKPRPYARKFKTPLMLAEERFRLQREKEEMENLKPTPPNSPPAHSEAPPTGERFLAGNAGEAETLTTQSMQSTEAMVEERRAVAVEETSAHDAPVAKKLQSHIPSSKPLIAPLKKKSQQASSNITLDNKQGSRGHSSVVSGQRAQSSSDVFRESQTTQVSVSTANSPPSPKPVDITTQSGAGFVSGAVTEQKQFMKKSSTVKCVSATKSSVQESVNVQSQPEVTLRAEEETKAVNVADTQEGRKGTAQPTKIPKVAPSFKVKTFKMPPEMKDVKCDSLAMKQAVTGGTQSHLDMADISQRNETTVMQENSLATSAALRNEVEVKMDLKAQVAKRQMSPLPRPKPSHKSAEHSVTKQTAKRENEEKHAGAVHVVSMTETEAALGPQAPGYEAVSSSHHSSKTEHRREVVVTQSVTQQSIQRQAAVSVHTQKTKSSQQQQQQQQHQQHQQTSATTTSKVQGVNVQSMTAKSEAGDTEMKVSAESMEMDRCRLVQLLAHIKALQGGAGKIDSDAVRGIVSEVPDWMMGVDEKRNLSEIALHQSKKKLKEMTAYMRNMAEAKLTFLEAESRAAAEHQGRGTPSAQTPPPPPPPTSKKPDTKAPIGGPSAKTSKVTVAPSVVESRREAVEERRITSQHHGVSKTQELTREGVDHRGSSMMTVRTPSPTFITIESVRRTDSPRHGVTPSPPPYRAVGTPPPPPPPRRPYAAQSPLLNRATPSPTLSRSEKVVQLKTPRGGTTPTPPPPPPRPIVEEVMAEQEGSPGFSFVASYTVSEEEGPGVEVDLEGCAEEGDSMMTVRDKKSFFEEAHRAEVTKVYTRKDPIEIPERLGADAEEPHLTMVSPEGLPPRVDLSKLVNRFETPQQPPAFPRKEPIVITERLGSDTEEDAEAEPKTPRSEDVPAFNVRALKDVFETGEHGSQAARDLREHIERRESESEPRGHSETSTTTTVAELFSGMDDFGGSRCSETHATVQCSASSSVAVVASGRGSPPSYADVVRGATEILSEAAEEMLRNYQQSWAESQEALQSAGVMVTEQRSSQSVTRHHHQQQTVATGKLGRHGMRTP